In Deltaproteobacteria bacterium, the sequence GGAATCGATTATAACCTGGGGCCTGCCGGTGAGATGATTGAGTTTGATCTCGGCATCGAAGGGATAAGGAAGTAATAAATCCACTTATGGGAACAGATGTGAGGAGGAATATATAAGGCTCTGTTAATGTTTAAAATGACAGGTAGAACATTCTGGAAATGGTTTCGCAACCTGCTGGCACTGCTCATCCTTTTTCAGATCGGGCTGGGGTGGTACATGACGGATCTCGGTTTTTATCATCGCTGGTACCATGCCGCTCCTTCACTCCATAAGTCTGTTGGTTCGCTCGTCATGTTCACGGCACTTATCAGGCTTATTTTCAGGTTTAGAGAGAACTTTCCTTCGCCCGGGCTAATAATAAAATCGCTCAGGTTTAACGTATTCGGTGCACAGCACTATCTTCTCTATACTTTTGTTCTTCTTATAACAACGACGGGCTACCTTTTTTCCACTTCAAAAGGTGACCCCATCTCATTCTTCGGTCTCATTGATCTGCCTTCACTGCTTATAACAGGGGACAGCTTTCGCAATGTTCTCGATTGGATTCATTATCTTCTTGCTTATACACTGGCCGGAGGCATTTTAGTTCATAGTGTACAGATGAAGCACAATTTTTCCAGGAAAAGAAGTTTAAAGAAATAATCTGCACTTTTTCCAATTA encodes:
- a CDS encoding cytochrome b/b6 domain-containing protein, coding for MTGRTFWKWFRNLLALLILFQIGLGWYMTDLGFYHRWYHAAPSLHKSVGSLVMFTALIRLIFRFRENFPSPGLIIKSLRFNVFGAQHYLLYTFVLLITTTGYLFSTSKGDPISFFGLIDLPSLLITGDSFRNVLDWIHYLLAYTLAGGILVHSVQMKHNFSRKRSLKK